A window of the Brassica napus cultivar Da-Ae chromosome C5, Da-Ae, whole genome shotgun sequence genome harbors these coding sequences:
- the LOC106425075 gene encoding protein ASPARTIC PROTEASE IN GUARD CELL 2, whose amino-acid sequence MLLPLFFLLLLNLHLSSSSSISFPDFQIIDVLQPLTVTGTGTLPDFNNTDESKYTLRLLHRDRFPSVSYRNHHHRLHARMRRDTDRVAAILRRISGKTVASGSKYEVDDFGSDVVSGMDQGSGEYFVRIGVGSPPRDQYMVIDSGSDMVWFQCQPCKLCYKQSDPVFDPAKSGSYTGVSCGSSVCDRIENSGCHSGGCRYEVMYGDGSYTKGTLALETLTFGRTVIRNVAMGCGHRNRGMFVGAAGLLGIGGGSMSFVGQLTGQTGGAFGYCLVSRGTDSTGSLVFGREALPVGASWVPLVRNPRAPSFYYVGLKGLGVGGVRIALPDDVFDLTETGDGGVVMDTGTAVTRLPTAAYAAFRDGFKSQTANLPRASGVSIFDTCYDLSGFVSVRVPTVSFYFTEGPVLTLPARNFLMPVDDSGTYCFAFAASPTGLSIIGNIQQEGIQVSFDGANGFVGFGPNVC is encoded by the coding sequence ATGCTGcttcctctcttcttcctcctcctcctcaatcttcatctctcttcttcctcttcaatcTCCTTCCCTGATTTTCAGATCATCGACGTTCTACAACCGCTCACCGTCACTGGAACCGGAACCCTTCCCGATTTCAACAACACCGATGAGTCTAAGTACACTCTTCGTCTCCTCCACCGCGATAGATTCCCTTCTGTTTCTTACCGTAACCACCACCACCGTCTCCACGCCCGTATGCGCAGAGACACAGACCGAGTCGCCGCCATCCTCCGCCGCATTTCCGGGAAAACTGTAGCTTCCGGTTCGAAATACGAAGTCGACGACTTTGGCTCCGATGTGGTTTCCGGCATGGACCAGGGGAGCGGTGAGTACTTCGTGAGAATCGGCGTCGGAAGTCCGCCGCGAGATCAGTACATGGTGATTGACTCCGGGAGCGACATGGTTTGGTTCCAGTGTCAGCCTTGCAAGCTCTGTTACAAACAATCCGACCCGGTTTTCGACCCGGCTAAATCCGGGTCCTACACGGGAGTCTCCTGCGGGTCTTCCGTCTGCGACCGGATCGAAAACTCCGGCTGCCACTCCGGCGGGTGTCGCTACGAGGTCATGTACGGAGACGGGTCCTACACGAAGGGGACGTTAGCTCTCGAAACGCTGACGTTTGGTAGGACTGTGATTCGAAACGTAGCGATGGGATGCGGCCACCGGAACAGAGGGATGTTCGTCGGAGCCGCCGGTTTATTAGGTATCGGAGGCGGTTCGATGTCTTTCGTTGGTCAGTTAACCGGTCAAACCGGCGGTGCGTTCGGTTATTGTTTAGTGAGCCGCGGCACAGACTCGACCGGTTCGTTGGTTTTCGGGCGTGAAGCTTTGCCAGTTGGTGCCTCGTGGGTCCCGCTCGTCCGTAACCCGCGCGCGCCGAGCTTCTACTACGTTGGTCTCAAGGGCCTCGGAGTTGGCGGCGTCAGAATCGCTTTACCGGACGATGTTTTCGACTTAACCGAAACCGGCGACGGCGGTGTGGTTATGGATACCGGAACCGCCGTGACAAGGCTTCCCACGGCGGCTTACGCCGCTTTTCGTGATGGGTTCAAGTCGCAGACAGCAAACTTGCCGCGAGCTTCCGGCGTATCGATATTCGACACGTGTTACGACCTGTCCGGGTTTGTTTCGGTCCGTGTTCCGACCGTGTCGTTCTATTTCACGGAAGGGCCGGTTTTGACTTTACCGGCGAGGAATTTCTTGATGCCGGTGGATGATTCGGGGACGTACTGTTTCGCGTTTGCGGCGTCTCCGACGGGTTTGTCGATAATAGGGAACATACAGCAAGAAGGGATCCAAGTATCTTTCGACGGAGCCAATGGCTTTGTTGGGTTTGGTCCCAATGTTTGCTAg